From the Natrarchaeobaculum aegyptiacum genome, one window contains:
- the trpG gene encoding anthranilate synthase component II, whose product MSATVTDEASAADDGETLSVLFVDNFDSFTYNLVEYVSQLEGTETTVLKNTATLEDVRAVAPDAIVISPGPGHPENDRDVGITMDVLREFSPEIPTLGVCLGLEAAVYEYGGTVGRAPEPIHGKASAVDHDGEGVFAGLEQGFRAGRYHSLVALEVPACFDVTATTEHDGETLVMGVRHCEHPIEAVQFHPESVLTGVGHDVIENFLESVR is encoded by the coding sequence ATGAGCGCAACGGTGACTGACGAGGCCAGCGCAGCCGACGATGGTGAGACCCTATCCGTGCTCTTCGTCGACAACTTCGACTCGTTCACCTACAACCTCGTCGAGTACGTCAGCCAGCTCGAGGGCACCGAGACGACCGTCCTGAAAAACACCGCGACCCTCGAGGACGTGCGTGCAGTCGCCCCCGATGCGATCGTCATCAGTCCCGGACCGGGACATCCAGAGAACGACCGCGACGTCGGCATCACCATGGACGTCCTCCGGGAATTCAGTCCCGAAATACCGACGCTCGGCGTCTGTCTCGGGCTCGAGGCCGCCGTCTACGAGTACGGCGGCACCGTCGGTCGGGCACCAGAGCCGATCCACGGCAAGGCCTCGGCCGTCGACCACGACGGCGAGGGCGTCTTCGCCGGCCTCGAGCAAGGATTTCGTGCCGGGCGGTATCACTCGCTCGTGGCGCTCGAGGTGCCGGCGTGTTTCGACGTGACGGCGACGACGGAACACGACGGCGAGACCCTCGTGATGGGCGTTCGTCACTGCGAGCACCCGATCGAGGCCGTCCAGTTCCATCCGGAGAGCGTCCTTACGGGCGTGGGACACGACGTGATCGAGAACTTCCTCGAGTCAGTACGATAG